A genomic segment from Lagenorhynchus albirostris chromosome X, mLagAlb1.1, whole genome shotgun sequence encodes:
- the APEX2 gene encoding DNA-(apurinic or apyrimidinic site) endonuclease 2 isoform X1, whose amino-acid sequence MLRVVSWNINGIRSPVQGVGNEEPSNCTAMAMGRILDKLDADIVCLQETKVTRDVLTEPLAIIEGCNSYFSFSRNRSGYSGVATFCKDSATPVAAEEGLSGLLATQNGDVGCYGNMDDFTQEELRALDSEGRALLTQHKICTWEGKEKTLTLINVYCPHADPGKPERLAFKMRFYRLLQIRAEALLAAGSHVIILGDLNTAHRPIDHWDAVNLECFQEDPGRKWMDHLLSNLGCQAGSHTGPFIDSYRCFHPKQKGAFTCWSTVSGARHLNYGSRLDYVLGDRTLVMDTFQASFLLPEVMGSDHCPVGAVLSVSSVPAKQCPPLCTRFLPEFAGTQLKILRFLVRLEQDPVFRQSALQLSNQTPVQMRQNKARVRSTRSRPSQAGSSRGQKNLMSYFQPSSSRPQASSNLELPSLGTLMTPKTSEEDVMANVVEGRAKASEAKDEKEVRTSFWKSLLGGPLPMPLCGGHREPCVMRTVKKPGPNLGRHFYMCARPQGPPTDPSSRCSFFLWSRPS is encoded by the exons ATGTTGCGCGTGGTGAGCTGGAACATCAATGGGATTCGCAGCCCCGTGCAAGGGGTGGGAAACGAGGAGCCCAGCAATTGTACCGCCATGGCCATGGGGCGCATTTTGGACAAGCTGGATGCTGACATCGTCTGTCTTCAGGAGACCAAAGTAACCA gggATGTGCTGACAGAGCCCCTGGCTATCATTGAGGGCTGTAACTCCTATTTCAGCTTCAGCCGCAACCGTAGTGGCTATTCTG GTGTAGCCACCTTCTGTAAGGACAGTGCTACCCCAGTGGCTGCTGAAGAAGGCCTGAGTGGCCTACTTGCCACTCAGAATGGGGACGTGGGTTGCTACGGAAACATGGATGACTTCACTCAAGAGGAGCTTCGAGCTCTGGATAGTGAGGGCCGGGCCCTCCTCACACAACACAAGATCTG CAcatgggaagggaaggagaagaccTTGACCCTAATCAACGTGTACTGCCCCCATGCGGACCCTGGGAAGCCTGAGCGGCTCGCCTTTAAGATGCGCTTCTATCGCTTGCTGCAGATCCGAGCAGAAGCCCTCCTGGCAGCTGGCAG cCATGTTATCATTCTGGGGGACCTGAATACAGCTCACCGCCCCATTGACCACTGGGATGCAGTCAACCTG GAATGCTTTCAAGAGGACCCAGGTCGCAAGTGGATGGACCACTTGCTCAGTAACCTGGGGTGCCAGGCTGGTTCCCATACGGGACCCTTCATTGATAGCTACCGATGCTTCCATCCAAAGCAGAAGGGGGCCTTCACCTGCTGGTCCACAGTCAGTGGCGCCCGCCATCTGAACTATGGCTCTCGGCTTGACTATGTGCTGGGAGACAGGACCCTGGTCATGGACACCTTTCAGGCCTCCTTCTTGCTGCCTGAGGTGATGGGCTCTGACCACTGCCCCGTGGGTGCAGTCTTAAGCGTGTCTTCTGTGCCGGCAAAACAGTGCCCACCTCTGTGCACCCGCTTCCTCCCTGAGTTTGCAGGCACCCAGCTCAAGATCCTTAGATTCCTAGTTCGTCTCGAACAAGATCCTGTGTTCAGGCAGTCAGCGCTGCAGCTCAGCAATCAAACACCGGTACAGATGCGCCAAAACAAAGCCCGTGTGCGCTCGACCAGGTCTCGGCCAAGTCAAGCTGGTTCCAGTAGAGGCCAAAAAAACCTGATGAGCTACTTCCAGCCATCCTCCAGTCGTCCCCAAGCTTCTTCTAACTTGGAGCTTCCTAGCCTGGGCACCCTCATGACCCCAAAGACCTCAGAAGAGGATGTGATGGCCAATGTGGTGGAGGGGCGGGCCAAGGCTTCAGAGGCCAAGGATGAAAAGGAGGTACGGACCTCATTCTGGAAGTCTCTGCTGGGGGGGCCCTTGCCCATGCCCCTGTGTGGGGGCCACAGGGAGCCGTGTGTAATGCGAACTGTGAAGAAGCCAGGACCCAACCTGGGCCGCCACTTCTACATGTGTGCCAGGCCCCAGGGTCCTCCCACTGACCCTTCCTCCCGCTGCAGCTTCTTCCTCTGGAGCAGGCCCAGCTGA
- the APEX2 gene encoding DNA-(apurinic or apyrimidinic site) endonuclease 2 isoform X2, giving the protein MLRVVSWNINGIRSPVQGVGNEEPSNCTAMAMGRILDKLDADIVCLQETKVTRDVLTEPLAIIEGCNSYFSFSRNRSGYSGVATFCKDSATPVAAEEGLSGLLATQNGDVGCYGNMDDFTQEELRALDSEGRALLTQHKICHVIILGDLNTAHRPIDHWDAVNLECFQEDPGRKWMDHLLSNLGCQAGSHTGPFIDSYRCFHPKQKGAFTCWSTVSGARHLNYGSRLDYVLGDRTLVMDTFQASFLLPEVMGSDHCPVGAVLSVSSVPAKQCPPLCTRFLPEFAGTQLKILRFLVRLEQDPVFRQSALQLSNQTPVQMRQNKARVRSTRSRPSQAGSSRGQKNLMSYFQPSSSRPQASSNLELPSLGTLMTPKTSEEDVMANVVEGRAKASEAKDEKEVRTSFWKSLLGGPLPMPLCGGHREPCVMRTVKKPGPNLGRHFYMCARPQGPPTDPSSRCSFFLWSRPS; this is encoded by the exons ATGTTGCGCGTGGTGAGCTGGAACATCAATGGGATTCGCAGCCCCGTGCAAGGGGTGGGAAACGAGGAGCCCAGCAATTGTACCGCCATGGCCATGGGGCGCATTTTGGACAAGCTGGATGCTGACATCGTCTGTCTTCAGGAGACCAAAGTAACCA gggATGTGCTGACAGAGCCCCTGGCTATCATTGAGGGCTGTAACTCCTATTTCAGCTTCAGCCGCAACCGTAGTGGCTATTCTG GTGTAGCCACCTTCTGTAAGGACAGTGCTACCCCAGTGGCTGCTGAAGAAGGCCTGAGTGGCCTACTTGCCACTCAGAATGGGGACGTGGGTTGCTACGGAAACATGGATGACTTCACTCAAGAGGAGCTTCGAGCTCTGGATAGTGAGGGCCGGGCCCTCCTCACACAACACAAGATCTG cCATGTTATCATTCTGGGGGACCTGAATACAGCTCACCGCCCCATTGACCACTGGGATGCAGTCAACCTG GAATGCTTTCAAGAGGACCCAGGTCGCAAGTGGATGGACCACTTGCTCAGTAACCTGGGGTGCCAGGCTGGTTCCCATACGGGACCCTTCATTGATAGCTACCGATGCTTCCATCCAAAGCAGAAGGGGGCCTTCACCTGCTGGTCCACAGTCAGTGGCGCCCGCCATCTGAACTATGGCTCTCGGCTTGACTATGTGCTGGGAGACAGGACCCTGGTCATGGACACCTTTCAGGCCTCCTTCTTGCTGCCTGAGGTGATGGGCTCTGACCACTGCCCCGTGGGTGCAGTCTTAAGCGTGTCTTCTGTGCCGGCAAAACAGTGCCCACCTCTGTGCACCCGCTTCCTCCCTGAGTTTGCAGGCACCCAGCTCAAGATCCTTAGATTCCTAGTTCGTCTCGAACAAGATCCTGTGTTCAGGCAGTCAGCGCTGCAGCTCAGCAATCAAACACCGGTACAGATGCGCCAAAACAAAGCCCGTGTGCGCTCGACCAGGTCTCGGCCAAGTCAAGCTGGTTCCAGTAGAGGCCAAAAAAACCTGATGAGCTACTTCCAGCCATCCTCCAGTCGTCCCCAAGCTTCTTCTAACTTGGAGCTTCCTAGCCTGGGCACCCTCATGACCCCAAAGACCTCAGAAGAGGATGTGATGGCCAATGTGGTGGAGGGGCGGGCCAAGGCTTCAGAGGCCAAGGATGAAAAGGAGGTACGGACCTCATTCTGGAAGTCTCTGCTGGGGGGGCCCTTGCCCATGCCCCTGTGTGGGGGCCACAGGGAGCCGTGTGTAATGCGAACTGTGAAGAAGCCAGGACCCAACCTGGGCCGCCACTTCTACATGTGTGCCAGGCCCCAGGGTCCTCCCACTGACCCTTCCTCCCGCTGCAGCTTCTTCCTCTGGAGCAGGCCCAGCTGA
- the APEX2 gene encoding DNA-(apurinic or apyrimidinic site) endonuclease 2 isoform X3, with protein sequence MDDFTQEELRALDSEGRALLTQHKICTWEGKEKTLTLINVYCPHADPGKPERLAFKMRFYRLLQIRAEALLAAGSHVIILGDLNTAHRPIDHWDAVNLECFQEDPGRKWMDHLLSNLGCQAGSHTGPFIDSYRCFHPKQKGAFTCWSTVSGARHLNYGSRLDYVLGDRTLVMDTFQASFLLPEVMGSDHCPVGAVLSVSSVPAKQCPPLCTRFLPEFAGTQLKILRFLVRLEQDPVFRQSALQLSNQTPVQMRQNKARVRSTRSRPSQAGSSRGQKNLMSYFQPSSSRPQASSNLELPSLGTLMTPKTSEEDVMANVVEGRAKASEAKDEKEVRTSFWKSLLGGPLPMPLCGGHREPCVMRTVKKPGPNLGRHFYMCARPQGPPTDPSSRCSFFLWSRPS encoded by the exons ATGGATGACTTCACTCAAGAGGAGCTTCGAGCTCTGGATAGTGAGGGCCGGGCCCTCCTCACACAACACAAGATCTG CAcatgggaagggaaggagaagaccTTGACCCTAATCAACGTGTACTGCCCCCATGCGGACCCTGGGAAGCCTGAGCGGCTCGCCTTTAAGATGCGCTTCTATCGCTTGCTGCAGATCCGAGCAGAAGCCCTCCTGGCAGCTGGCAG cCATGTTATCATTCTGGGGGACCTGAATACAGCTCACCGCCCCATTGACCACTGGGATGCAGTCAACCTG GAATGCTTTCAAGAGGACCCAGGTCGCAAGTGGATGGACCACTTGCTCAGTAACCTGGGGTGCCAGGCTGGTTCCCATACGGGACCCTTCATTGATAGCTACCGATGCTTCCATCCAAAGCAGAAGGGGGCCTTCACCTGCTGGTCCACAGTCAGTGGCGCCCGCCATCTGAACTATGGCTCTCGGCTTGACTATGTGCTGGGAGACAGGACCCTGGTCATGGACACCTTTCAGGCCTCCTTCTTGCTGCCTGAGGTGATGGGCTCTGACCACTGCCCCGTGGGTGCAGTCTTAAGCGTGTCTTCTGTGCCGGCAAAACAGTGCCCACCTCTGTGCACCCGCTTCCTCCCTGAGTTTGCAGGCACCCAGCTCAAGATCCTTAGATTCCTAGTTCGTCTCGAACAAGATCCTGTGTTCAGGCAGTCAGCGCTGCAGCTCAGCAATCAAACACCGGTACAGATGCGCCAAAACAAAGCCCGTGTGCGCTCGACCAGGTCTCGGCCAAGTCAAGCTGGTTCCAGTAGAGGCCAAAAAAACCTGATGAGCTACTTCCAGCCATCCTCCAGTCGTCCCCAAGCTTCTTCTAACTTGGAGCTTCCTAGCCTGGGCACCCTCATGACCCCAAAGACCTCAGAAGAGGATGTGATGGCCAATGTGGTGGAGGGGCGGGCCAAGGCTTCAGAGGCCAAGGATGAAAAGGAGGTACGGACCTCATTCTGGAAGTCTCTGCTGGGGGGGCCCTTGCCCATGCCCCTGTGTGGGGGCCACAGGGAGCCGTGTGTAATGCGAACTGTGAAGAAGCCAGGACCCAACCTGGGCCGCCACTTCTACATGTGTGCCAGGCCCCAGGGTCCTCCCACTGACCCTTCCTCCCGCTGCAGCTTCTTCCTCTGGAGCAGGCCCAGCTGA